From Streptomyces sp. TLI_235, a single genomic window includes:
- a CDS encoding RNA binding Pelota-like protein, with the protein MTTTLPAPLFGPAFSSYSAEDVTWLLKDLSGMALEAPTEEREEAVQSGGAHYAESLPIEYQPSPEYQELYRQALAESAERIALAVGTVAETLLRERGRHLVLASLARAGTPVGVLIRRWLGFAHGLDVKHYTVSIVRGRGIDTVALRHLAAHHDPASVVFVDGWTGKGAITRELDEALKGTGFDPDLAVLADPGRCVRTFGTRDDYLIPSACLNSTVSGLISRTVLRADLIGPDDFHGAKFYRDLAGADVSNDFLTAVSAHFPAVRAAVAAAAGALAAEDRTPTWEGWAAVERISAEYGIDNVNLVKPGVGETTRVMLRRVPWRVLARRGAGADLDHVRLLAEQRGVPVEEVDGLPYSCVGLIHPRYSRGATGADGTAVQTAEGGEVLTKES; encoded by the coding sequence ATGACGACCACCCTGCCCGCGCCGCTGTTCGGCCCCGCGTTCTCCTCCTATTCGGCCGAGGACGTGACCTGGCTGCTCAAGGACCTCTCAGGGATGGCCCTGGAGGCGCCCACCGAGGAGCGCGAGGAGGCCGTGCAGTCCGGCGGCGCCCACTACGCCGAGTCGCTGCCGATCGAGTACCAGCCCAGCCCCGAGTACCAGGAGCTGTACCGGCAAGCACTCGCCGAATCCGCCGAGCGGATCGCGCTGGCCGTCGGCACCGTCGCCGAGACGCTGCTGCGCGAGCGCGGCCGTCACCTGGTGCTCGCCTCGCTGGCCCGGGCCGGCACCCCGGTCGGCGTGCTGATCCGCCGCTGGCTGGGCTTCGCCCACGGCCTGGACGTCAAGCACTACACCGTCTCCATCGTGCGCGGCCGCGGCATCGACACGGTGGCCCTGCGCCACCTCGCCGCGCACCACGACCCGGCCTCGGTGGTCTTCGTCGACGGCTGGACGGGCAAGGGCGCGATCACCCGCGAACTCGACGAGGCGCTCAAGGGCACCGGTTTCGACCCGGACCTCGCGGTGCTCGCCGACCCCGGCCGCTGCGTGCGCACCTTCGGCACCCGGGACGACTACCTCATCCCGTCCGCCTGCCTCAACTCCACCGTCTCCGGCCTGATCTCGCGCACCGTGCTGCGCGCCGACCTGATCGGGCCGGACGACTTCCACGGCGCCAAGTTCTACCGCGACCTGGCCGGCGCCGACGTCTCGAACGACTTCCTGACCGCCGTCTCGGCGCACTTCCCGGCCGTCCGGGCCGCCGTGGCGGCCGCCGCCGGCGCACTCGCCGCCGAGGACCGCACGCCCACCTGGGAGGGCTGGGCGGCCGTCGAGCGGATCAGTGCCGAGTACGGCATCGACAACGTCAACCTGGTGAAGCCGGGGGTCGGCGAGACCACCCGCGTCATGCTTCGCCGGGTGCCCTGGCGAGTGCTGGCCCGGCGCGGTGCCGGCGCCGACCTCGACCACGTCCGGCTGCTCGCCGAACAGCGCGGCGTCCCGGTGGAGGAGGTGGACGGCCTGCCCTACTCCTGCGTGGGCCTGATCCACCCCCGCTACTCCCGCGGGGCGACCGGTGCCGACGGCACGGCGGTGCAGACCGCCGAGGGCGGCGAAGTTCTCACGAAGGAAAGTTGA
- a CDS encoding putative FmdB family regulatory protein, with protein MPRYDFRCRSCGATFELRRTMAQANDPAVCPEGHADTVKLLSTVAVTGAASGGAAAAPAPSGGGGCCGGGCCG; from the coding sequence ATGCCTCGCTACGACTTCCGCTGCCGCTCCTGCGGAGCCACCTTCGAACTCCGCCGCACCATGGCCCAGGCCAACGACCCCGCGGTCTGCCCGGAGGGCCACGCCGACACGGTGAAGCTGCTCTCCACCGTCGCCGTGACCGGCGCGGCGAGCGGCGGCGCCGCCGCGGCCCCCGCGCCGAGCGGTGGCGGCGGGTGCTGCGGCGGCGGGTGCTGCGGCTGA
- a CDS encoding acyl-coenzyme A thioesterase PaaI-like protein codes for MARKRTLTAATFRRGINLWPPFLFAGIKVLAVDDDFRTAKVRLRLGRLNRNWVGTHFGGSIFAMTDPFWMLLVMQNLGSDYYVWDSAAEIDFVSPGRGDIVAEFVLTDDRLAEIRELTADGGKALVWFDTEVLAADGSVVARVRKQVYVRPKPERTARAEPVGTAV; via the coding sequence ATGGCACGCAAGCGCACGCTCACCGCAGCCACCTTCCGGCGCGGCATCAACCTCTGGCCGCCGTTCCTGTTCGCCGGCATCAAGGTGCTCGCGGTCGACGACGACTTCCGCACCGCGAAGGTCCGGCTGCGCCTCGGGCGGCTGAACCGCAACTGGGTCGGGACGCACTTCGGCGGCTCGATCTTCGCCATGACCGACCCGTTCTGGATGCTGCTGGTGATGCAGAACCTCGGCTCGGACTACTACGTCTGGGACAGCGCCGCGGAGATCGACTTCGTCTCCCCCGGCCGCGGCGACATCGTCGCCGAGTTCGTCCTCACCGACGACCGGCTGGCCGAGATCCGCGAGCTGACGGCCGACGGCGGCAAGGCACTGGTCTGGTTCGACACCGAGGTGCTGGCGGCGGACGGCTCGGTGGTCGCCCGGGTCCGCAAGCAGGTCTACGTGCGGCCGAAGCCGGAGCGGACCGCGCGGGCCGAACCCGTCGGTACTGCCGTCTGA
- a CDS encoding peptidase inhibitor family I36, which translates to MLSVRKALVTASVAMSALVGALATASPASAAITVNTNTDCDAQCIVLYFNTGYGGSHTAIHSSTPDGGEGIYNLADYTFLSSGKGQGQGLKNNAASAKARIWSIDSSVTIYYNSGYSGPCDKFRRTEYPAAWQLSNTYNENASVYFRNTAVSQNCADFG; encoded by the coding sequence ATGCTCTCTGTCCGTAAGGCACTTGTCACCGCATCAGTGGCGATGTCGGCGCTTGTCGGCGCACTCGCCACGGCCTCCCCGGCGAGCGCGGCGATCACGGTCAACACGAACACCGACTGCGACGCCCAGTGCATCGTCCTGTACTTCAACACCGGCTACGGCGGCTCGCACACGGCGATCCACTCCTCCACCCCGGACGGCGGCGAGGGCATCTACAACCTGGCCGACTACACCTTCCTGAGCAGCGGCAAGGGGCAGGGCCAGGGCCTGAAGAACAACGCGGCCTCCGCGAAGGCCCGGATCTGGAGCATCGACTCCAGCGTGACGATCTACTACAACAGCGGCTACTCCGGCCCCTGCGACAAGTTCCGGAGGACCGAGTACCCGGCCGCCTGGCAGCTCTCGAACACCTACAACGAGAACGCCTCGGTGTACTTCCGGAACACGGCCGTCAGCCAGAACTGCGCCGACTTCGGCTGA
- a CDS encoding transglycosylase-like protein with SLT domain, with the protein MPKSRRLMLAAASLAALLAPVAAAGQSHAASVATWDKVAMCESSGIWTRVSNTSPTYYGGLQFSSSTWAAYGGRQYAPQANLATKQQQILIAEKVLAAQGPGAWPHCGASNGLGSDTAVPYPQGSGGGTPSGGTAHVEIVGADGSMYNNDGNYAAGTWSTWTRMDGADLVSLASASVGSTAHFFAVAADGRVYTRDADYSAGRWSDWAEVPGGAGGAKAVTATATGSTVHVEIVGADGSMYNNDGNYAAGTWSTWTKMDSANLVSLASATTGTTSHFFAVAADGRVYTRDADYSAGRWSDWAEVPGGAGGAKAVTAAATGSTVHVQIIGSDGAMYNNDADYAAGTWSTWTRMDGPALKAVTSAAAGSIAHVFAVAADGRVYTRDADYSAGRWSDWAEVPGGAGGAKAVTAAITG; encoded by the coding sequence ATGCCCAAGTCCCGCCGCCTCATGCTTGCCGCGGCTTCGCTCGCCGCCCTGCTCGCTCCGGTCGCCGCCGCCGGTCAGTCCCACGCGGCGTCCGTCGCGACCTGGGACAAGGTCGCGATGTGCGAGAGCAGCGGGATCTGGACCAGGGTCAGCAACACCTCGCCGACCTACTACGGCGGCCTGCAGTTCAGTTCGAGCACCTGGGCCGCGTACGGGGGCCGCCAGTACGCGCCGCAGGCGAACCTGGCCACCAAGCAGCAGCAGATCCTGATCGCGGAGAAGGTGCTCGCCGCGCAGGGGCCCGGTGCCTGGCCGCACTGCGGTGCCTCCAACGGGCTCGGGTCGGACACCGCCGTTCCCTACCCGCAGGGCTCGGGCGGCGGCACCCCGTCCGGCGGGACGGCGCACGTGGAGATCGTCGGGGCGGACGGGTCGATGTACAACAACGACGGCAACTACGCGGCGGGCACGTGGTCGACCTGGACGAGGATGGACGGCGCCGATCTGGTGTCGCTGGCGAGCGCGTCGGTCGGCAGTACCGCCCACTTCTTCGCGGTGGCGGCGGACGGCCGGGTGTACACCCGCGATGCGGACTACTCCGCGGGCCGCTGGAGCGACTGGGCGGAGGTCCCCGGCGGTGCGGGCGGTGCGAAGGCCGTCACGGCGACGGCCACCGGCAGCACCGTGCACGTGGAGATCGTCGGGGCGGACGGGTCGATGTACAACAACGACGGCAACTACGCCGCAGGTACCTGGTCGACCTGGACGAAGATGGACAGCGCCAACCTGGTCTCGCTGGCCAGTGCCACCACGGGCACCACCAGCCACTTCTTCGCGGTGGCGGCGGACGGCCGGGTGTACACCCGGGACGCGGACTACTCCGCGGGCCGCTGGAGCGACTGGGCCGAGGTCCCCGGCGGCGCGGGCGGCGCGAAGGCCGTCACCGCCGCGGCGACCGGCAGCACCGTGCACGTCCAGATCATCGGCTCCGACGGTGCGATGTACAACAACGACGCCGACTACGCGGCGGGCACGTGGTCGACCTGGACCAGGATGGACGGCCCCGCTCTGAAGGCCGTCACCAGTGCCGCGGCGGGCAGCATCGCCCACGTCTTCGCCGTGGCGGCGGACGGCCGGGTGTACACCCGCGATGCGGACTACTCCGCGGGCCGCTGGAGCGACTGGGCCGAGGTCCCCGGCGGCGCGGGCGGCGCGAAGGCCGTCACCGCCGCGATCACCGGCTGA
- a CDS encoding CHAP domain-containing protein codes for MPSINRTVLRTLAVPSLAALMATGALAATPAHASTGSTVASVVTGEIGNGPCAHGGYTSGDGTSNSCGSGGHKAHSWCADFAGWAWTRAGAGHLGYLSGAARDFYDYGVKYGTLHSTPSVGDAVVFNYNRSADWADHVAIVTAVSGGSVTVTGGNQATSQYPDGRVTSNTTTNWGVGARPWGQTISGYISPVGGSASPAPGTGTAHVEIIGSDGAMYNNDGNYAAGSWSTWTKMDSANLVSLASASTGSTSHFFAVAADGRVYTRDADYAAGTWSDWAEVPGGAGGAKAVTATATGSTVHVEIVGADGAMYNNDGNYAAGNWSTWTKMDSANLVSLASATTGNTSHFFAVAADGRVYTRDADYESGTWSDWAEVPGGAGGAKAVTATVTANNAHVEIIGSDGAMYNNDANYAEGTWSTWTKMDSGTFKSLASASVGNTSHFFAVAADGRVYTRDADYSAGRWTDWTEVPGGAGGAKAITATVTS; via the coding sequence ATGCCCTCGATCAACCGCACCGTCCTGCGCACCCTCGCCGTCCCGTCCCTGGCCGCCCTGATGGCGACGGGCGCCCTGGCGGCCACCCCGGCCCACGCCTCCACCGGCTCCACCGTCGCCTCCGTGGTCACCGGCGAGATCGGCAACGGGCCGTGCGCCCACGGCGGTTACACGAGCGGCGACGGCACCTCGAACTCCTGTGGTTCGGGCGGTCACAAGGCCCACAGCTGGTGCGCGGACTTCGCGGGCTGGGCCTGGACCAGGGCCGGTGCCGGCCACCTCGGCTACCTCAGCGGCGCAGCAAGGGACTTCTACGACTACGGCGTCAAGTACGGCACCCTGCACAGCACCCCGAGCGTCGGCGACGCCGTGGTCTTCAACTACAACCGTTCGGCCGACTGGGCGGACCACGTCGCGATCGTCACCGCCGTCTCGGGCGGCAGCGTGACCGTCACCGGCGGCAACCAGGCCACCAGCCAGTACCCGGACGGCCGGGTCACCTCCAACACCACCACCAACTGGGGTGTCGGCGCCCGGCCCTGGGGCCAGACCATCAGCGGCTACATCTCGCCCGTCGGCGGCTCGGCCTCCCCTGCCCCGGGGACGGGTACGGCGCACGTGGAGATCATCGGCTCCGACGGTGCGATGTACAACAACGACGGCAACTACGCCGCGGGCAGCTGGTCGACCTGGACGAAGATGGACAGCGCCAACCTGGTCTCGCTGGCCAGTGCCTCCACGGGCAGCACCAGCCACTTCTTCGCGGTGGCGGCGGACGGCCGGGTCTACACCCGGGACGCCGACTACGCGGCGGGTACGTGGAGCGACTGGGCGGAGGTCCCCGGTGGTGCGGGCGGCGCGAAGGCCGTCACGGCGACGGCCACCGGCAGCACCGTGCACGTGGAGATCGTCGGGGCGGACGGTGCGATGTACAACAACGACGGCAACTACGCCGCGGGCAACTGGTCGACCTGGACGAAGATGGACAGCGCCAACCTGGTCTCGCTGGCCAGCGCCACCACGGGCAACACCAGCCACTTCTTCGCGGTGGCGGCGGACGGCCGGGTGTACACCCGCGACGCCGACTACGAGTCGGGCACGTGGAGCGACTGGGCCGAGGTCCCCGGCGGCGCGGGCGGCGCGAAGGCCGTCACCGCGACCGTGACCGCGAACAACGCCCACGTGGAGATCATCGGCTCCGACGGTGCGATGTACAACAACGACGCCAACTACGCGGAGGGCACGTGGTCGACCTGGACGAAGATGGACAGCGGCACCTTCAAGTCGCTGGCGAGCGCGTCCGTCGGCAACACCAGCCACTTCTTCGCGGTGGCGGCCGACGGCCGGGTCTACACCCGCGACGCCGACTACTCCGCCGGCCGTTGGACCGACTGGACGGAGGTCCCCGGCGGTGCCGGCGGCGCGAAGGCCATCACCGCCACCGTCACCAGCTGA
- a CDS encoding high affinity sulfate transporter 1: MPQQTDASQPAWWHRLVPAAPGLTVLRHYRRSWLRGDLLAGVTVAAYLVPQVMAYASVAGLPPVAGLWAILPAILLYAVLGSSRLLSVGPESTTALMTATAIGPLAAGDTSRYAVLAAALAVVVGLLCVVAWVARLGFVADLLSRPVLIGYLAGVALIMMVDQLTKLTGVETEGEGFFPQLVSFFENLSDIHPATVALSAAALLFLFAVARFRAVPGPLLALVLGTAVVSAFDLEAHGIKVIGAIPPGLPSPELPSLSDLSQLVLPALGVLLVGYTDVILTARAFATPGDTTRLDPNQELLALGAANVGSGVLHGFPVSSSASRTALAQSAGGRTQGYALTAGLAVVAVLLFLSSLLTHTPTAVLGALVVYAAVRMIDVSGFRRLLSFRRGEFLLALGCLAGVLALDILYGVLVAVGLSIAELLTRVARPHDAVLGTVPGLAGMHDVDDYPAARTVPGLVVYRYDSPLFFANAEDFRRRALAAVDDQPHPVRWFVLNTEANVEVDITALDSVDSVRRELTDRGIVFALARVKQDLRADLDAYGLTDSVGEDRIFPTLPTAVAAFEAWSRTAGPAADA; encoded by the coding sequence ATGCCGCAGCAGACCGACGCCTCCCAGCCGGCGTGGTGGCACCGCCTCGTGCCCGCCGCACCCGGCCTCACCGTGCTCCGGCACTACCGGCGGAGCTGGCTCCGCGGCGACCTGCTGGCCGGTGTCACCGTCGCGGCCTACCTCGTGCCGCAGGTCATGGCCTATGCGAGCGTCGCGGGCCTGCCGCCGGTGGCCGGCCTGTGGGCGATCCTCCCGGCGATCCTGCTGTACGCCGTCCTCGGCTCCTCCCGCCTGCTCTCGGTCGGCCCGGAGTCGACGACGGCCCTGATGACCGCGACCGCCATCGGCCCGCTCGCCGCAGGCGACACCTCCCGCTACGCGGTCCTCGCCGCGGCGCTCGCGGTGGTGGTGGGCCTGCTCTGCGTGGTGGCCTGGGTGGCGCGGCTCGGCTTCGTCGCCGACCTGCTGTCCCGGCCCGTCCTGATCGGCTACCTGGCGGGCGTCGCCCTGATCATGATGGTGGACCAGCTGACCAAGCTCACCGGGGTGGAGACCGAGGGCGAGGGCTTCTTCCCGCAGCTGGTGTCCTTCTTCGAGAACCTCTCCGACATCCATCCGGCCACCGTGGCGCTCAGCGCCGCCGCCCTGCTCTTCCTCTTCGCGGTGGCCCGCTTCCGTGCCGTCCCCGGCCCGCTGCTCGCCCTCGTGCTCGGCACCGCGGTGGTCTCCGCCTTCGACCTGGAGGCGCACGGCATCAAGGTGATCGGCGCGATCCCGCCGGGACTGCCCAGCCCCGAACTCCCGAGCCTCTCCGACCTGTCGCAACTGGTGCTGCCGGCGCTCGGCGTCCTGCTGGTCGGCTACACGGACGTCATCCTCACCGCACGGGCCTTCGCCACCCCGGGCGACACCACCCGGCTGGACCCCAACCAGGAGCTGCTGGCGCTCGGCGCGGCCAACGTCGGCTCCGGCGTGCTGCACGGCTTCCCGGTGAGCAGCAGCGCCAGCCGGACGGCGCTCGCCCAGTCCGCGGGCGGCCGCACCCAGGGGTACGCGCTGACCGCGGGGCTGGCGGTGGTCGCGGTGCTGCTGTTCCTCAGCTCGCTCCTCACCCACACGCCGACGGCCGTGCTCGGCGCGCTGGTGGTCTACGCAGCGGTCCGGATGATCGACGTGTCGGGCTTCCGCCGGCTGCTGTCCTTCCGCCGCGGGGAGTTCCTGCTGGCGCTGGGGTGCCTGGCCGGCGTACTCGCGCTGGACATCCTGTACGGCGTGCTGGTCGCGGTCGGGCTGTCGATCGCCGAGCTGCTGACCCGGGTGGCCCGCCCGCACGACGCCGTCCTCGGCACCGTGCCGGGGCTGGCCGGCATGCACGACGTCGACGACTACCCGGCCGCCCGGACGGTGCCGGGCCTGGTGGTCTACCGGTACGACTCCCCGCTCTTCTTCGCCAACGCGGAGGACTTCCGCCGCCGCGCCCTGGCCGCCGTCGACGACCAGCCGCACCCGGTCCGCTGGTTCGTCCTCAACACCGAGGCCAATGTCGAGGTGGACATCACCGCCCTCGACTCCGTCGACTCCGTGCGCCGCGAACTCACCGACCGCGGCATCGTCTTCGCCCTCGCCCGGGTCAAACAGGACCTCCGCGCGGACCTCGACGCCTACGGCCTCACCGACTCGGTCGGCGAGGACCGCATCTTCCCCACCCTCCCCACCGCCGTGGCCGCCTTCGAGGCCTGGTCCCGGACGGCCGGCCCGGCCGCCGACGCCTGA
- a CDS encoding F-type H+-transporting ATPase subunit b (manually curated): MTVRAVGRSAGMGPLEPNPVEVVLGLICFFVMFGILGRVVLPRIERTLAEREAATGGRLAEAEHILAEASALHDERRAQLDAARHEAARIRQEAAEQGAALVASARAEGLRHREEIVAVAQVQLAASAVVAEAELRADVVATAVEVAGRAVGEPLAGLPRTDAAVARFLAEREASSAG; the protein is encoded by the coding sequence ATGACCGTGCGAGCCGTGGGTAGGTCTGCGGGCATGGGACCCCTTGAGCCGAACCCTGTGGAAGTCGTCCTCGGTCTGATCTGCTTCTTCGTGATGTTCGGGATACTCGGCAGGGTCGTGCTGCCCCGGATCGAACGGACGCTCGCGGAACGCGAGGCGGCCACCGGCGGGCGGCTCGCCGAGGCGGAGCACATACTCGCCGAGGCCTCGGCGCTCCACGACGAGCGCCGGGCGCAGCTGGACGCCGCCCGCCACGAGGCGGCCCGGATCCGGCAGGAGGCCGCCGAGCAGGGCGCCGCCCTGGTCGCCTCGGCGCGGGCCGAGGGCCTGCGGCACCGTGAGGAGATCGTCGCGGTCGCCCAGGTGCAGTTGGCCGCGAGCGCGGTGGTGGCCGAGGCGGAGCTCCGCGCGGACGTGGTGGCGACGGCCGTGGAGGTCGCGGGCCGGGCGGTCGGCGAGCCGCTGGCGGGGCTGCCGCGGACGGATGCGGCCGTGGCGCGTTTCCTCGCCGAGCGGGAGGCCTCCTCGGCGGGCTGA
- a CDS encoding MarR family transcriptional regulator, translated as MNPDASELVEPLARVVRGYYDDLATVAGRHGLSTTQARALIALDRPLSMSALAEHLVCDASNATGLVARMEARGLVVRTPSPEDRRSRTVHATPDGQRLARRIRAEMHTVHGALAGLTPTERGALLPLLHRLGELLGRPQG; from the coding sequence GTGAATCCAGATGCGTCGGAGCTGGTCGAGCCGCTCGCCCGCGTGGTCCGCGGCTACTACGACGACCTGGCGACGGTCGCCGGCCGGCACGGTCTCAGCACCACCCAGGCCCGCGCACTCATCGCCCTCGACCGGCCGCTCAGCATGAGCGCCCTCGCCGAGCACCTGGTCTGCGACGCCTCCAACGCCACCGGGCTGGTCGCCCGGATGGAGGCCCGCGGACTCGTGGTGCGGACCCCCTCCCCCGAGGATCGCCGCAGCAGGACCGTGCACGCCACCCCGGACGGACAGCGGCTCGCCCGCCGCATCCGCGCCGAGATGCACACCGTGCACGGCGCCCTCGCCGGTCTCACCCCCACCGAGCGCGGAGCCCTCCTTCCGCTGCTGCACCGCCTCGGCGAACTGCTCGGCCGGCCGCAGGGCTGA
- a CDS encoding aldehyde dehydrogenase (NAD+) — protein sequence MNDRPAEQAADLVARLRATFRTGRTRPLSWRTEQLHRLRALLTENGPELAAALGADLGKSEQESLRTDVDFVVREIDHTLEHLADWLRPEAAPVPERLAGAQARTQYDPLGVVLVIAPWNYPVQLLLAPVAGALAAGNAVVAKPSELAPATSAVLARLLPAYLDTEAVAVVEGGVAETTALLAQRFDHIFYTGNGAVGRIVMRAAAEHLTPVTLELGGKSPAFVDAGADLAVVAERLVAGKFLNAGQTCVAPDYVLTDPATARALEPLLAEAVETRYGKDPAVSPLYSRIVNERHFDRLAALLDSGRTVVGGGRDRESRYLAPTVLADVAPDAPVMQEEIFGPILPIVEVAGLDEAIDFVNDRDKPLALYVFSPAEETRRRLAEETSSGGLGFGLPLAHLTVSDLPFGGVGESGMGSYHGRYSIEAFSHRKAVLEVPVG from the coding sequence ATGAACGACCGCCCGGCCGAGCAGGCCGCCGACCTCGTCGCCCGCCTCCGCGCGACCTTCCGCACCGGCCGGACCAGGCCGCTCTCCTGGCGCACCGAGCAGCTGCACCGGCTGCGCGCGCTGCTCACCGAGAACGGCCCGGAGCTCGCCGCGGCGCTCGGCGCCGACCTCGGCAAGAGCGAACAGGAGTCGCTGCGCACCGACGTCGACTTCGTGGTGCGGGAGATCGACCACACCCTGGAGCACCTGGCGGACTGGCTGCGCCCGGAGGCGGCGCCGGTGCCGGAACGGCTGGCCGGGGCGCAGGCGCGGACGCAGTACGACCCGCTCGGCGTCGTCCTGGTGATCGCGCCGTGGAACTATCCGGTGCAGCTGCTGCTGGCGCCGGTCGCGGGCGCGCTCGCGGCGGGCAACGCGGTGGTGGCCAAGCCCAGCGAGCTGGCGCCGGCGACCTCGGCGGTGCTCGCCCGGCTGCTTCCCGCGTACCTGGACACCGAGGCGGTCGCGGTGGTGGAGGGCGGGGTGGCGGAGACCACGGCGCTGCTGGCCCAGCGCTTCGACCACATCTTCTACACCGGCAACGGCGCGGTGGGCCGGATCGTGATGCGCGCGGCGGCCGAGCACCTGACCCCGGTCACCCTCGAACTGGGCGGCAAGTCACCGGCGTTCGTGGACGCGGGGGCCGACCTGGCGGTGGTCGCGGAGCGCCTGGTGGCGGGCAAGTTCCTCAATGCGGGACAGACCTGCGTGGCCCCGGACTACGTGCTCACCGACCCGGCCACCGCCCGGGCCCTGGAGCCGCTGCTGGCCGAGGCGGTGGAGACCCGCTACGGCAAGGACCCGGCGGTCTCGCCGCTGTACAGCCGGATCGTCAACGAGCGGCACTTCGACCGGCTGGCCGCGCTGCTGGACTCGGGCCGGACGGTGGTCGGCGGCGGCCGCGACCGGGAGAGTCGCTACCTGGCGCCCACCGTGCTCGCGGACGTGGCCCCGGACGCGCCGGTGATGCAGGAGGAGATCTTCGGGCCGATCCTGCCGATCGTCGAGGTCGCCGGCCTGGACGAGGCGATCGACTTCGTCAACGACCGGGACAAGCCGCTCGCCCTGTACGTGTTCAGCCCCGCCGAGGAGACCCGGCGCCGGCTCGCCGAGGAGACCTCCTCCGGCGGTCTGGGGTTCGGCCTGCCGCTGGCCCATCTGACCGTCTCCGACCTGCCGTTCGGCGGCGTGGGGGAGAGCGGCATGGGCAGCTACCACGGGCGGTACTCGATCGAGGCGTTCAGCCACCGCAAGGCGGTGCTGGAGGTGCCGGTCGGCTGA
- a CDS encoding putative intracellular protease/amidase gives MAKILFVMTGADHWTLADGSKHPTGYWAEEFLTPYRAFTAAGHEVVVATPDGAVPTADAGSLSAGALGGEENAAAATAAIAAAEPLRHPLVLADVDPAEYAVVFYPGGHGPMEDLAVDADSGRLLTATLDSGLPLGVVCHGPAALLAAERPDGTPTFAGYRLTGFSNTEERMAGLADRAPWLLEDRLVALGAEYSAGEPWAPYTVTDRNLYTGQNPASSGPLAEELLKAIG, from the coding sequence ATGGCGAAGATCCTGTTTGTGATGACCGGGGCCGACCACTGGACCCTGGCCGACGGCAGCAAGCACCCCACCGGCTACTGGGCGGAGGAGTTCCTCACCCCGTACCGCGCGTTCACCGCGGCCGGGCACGAGGTGGTCGTGGCCACCCCGGACGGTGCGGTGCCGACCGCGGACGCCGGCAGCCTCTCCGCCGGGGCCCTCGGCGGCGAGGAGAACGCCGCCGCCGCGACCGCCGCGATCGCCGCCGCCGAGCCGCTGCGGCACCCGCTGGTGCTGGCCGACGTCGACCCCGCCGAGTACGCGGTCGTGTTCTACCCCGGCGGCCACGGGCCGATGGAGGACCTCGCCGTGGACGCCGACTCCGGCCGGCTGCTCACCGCGACGCTCGACTCCGGCCTGCCGCTCGGCGTGGTCTGCCACGGCCCGGCCGCCCTGCTCGCCGCCGAACGCCCGGACGGCACACCGACGTTCGCCGGCTACCGGCTGACCGGCTTCAGCAACACCGAGGAGCGGATGGCCGGCCTCGCCGACCGCGCCCCCTGGCTGCTGGAGGACCGCCTGGTGGCGCTCGGCGCCGAGTACTCGGCGGGCGAGCCCTGGGCGCCGTACACGGTGACCGACCGGAACCTGTACACCGGGCAGAACCCGGCCTCCTCCGGCCCGCTGGCCGAGGAGCTGCTCAAGGCGATCGGCTGA
- a CDS encoding serine/threonine protein phosphatase PrpC, which yields MPYISVSALSHEGLVRDHNEDSLAVGPWTLCATVTESPQTLLFPLGATPCLVAVADGLGGHPAGEVASSLTARRLAAAGHDLRSEQHVRDELRACNATLYDVAEADSGLTGMGTTVAGLVLSAEQVLVFNIGDSQVFEIAGTPGTPELRQLSTDDSPPPPPGRRTTNIVTSTLGGTVVRREVDPHLRRLPAVVGARYLVCSDGLTDPVPPQELAALLGGEDDQRAAFELWRAAIEAGGPDNITLALVRIGE from the coding sequence ATGCCGTACATCAGCGTCAGCGCACTCAGTCACGAGGGCCTGGTCCGCGACCACAACGAGGACAGCCTGGCCGTCGGCCCGTGGACGCTCTGCGCCACGGTGACCGAGAGCCCGCAGACACTGCTCTTCCCGCTCGGCGCCACACCCTGCCTGGTCGCGGTGGCGGACGGACTCGGCGGCCACCCGGCCGGCGAGGTGGCCTCCTCGCTGACCGCCCGCCGACTCGCCGCGGCCGGCCACGACCTGCGCTCCGAACAGCACGTCCGGGACGAGCTCCGCGCCTGCAACGCCACCCTGTACGACGTCGCGGAGGCCGATTCCGGACTTACCGGGATGGGCACCACCGTCGCCGGCCTGGTGCTGAGCGCCGAGCAGGTCCTGGTGTTCAACATCGGCGACAGCCAGGTCTTCGAGATCGCCGGCACGCCCGGCACGCCCGAACTGCGCCAGCTCAGCACGGACGACAGCCCGCCGCCCCCGCCCGGCCGGCGCACCACGAACATCGTCACGAGCACCCTCGGCGGCACCGTCGTGCGCCGCGAGGTCGACCCGCACCTGCGCCGACTGCCGGCCGTGGTCGGCGCCCGCTACCTGGTCTGCAGCGACGGCCTGACCGACCCGGTGCCGCCGCAGGAGCTGGCGGCCCTGCTCGGCGGCGAGGACGACCAGCGGGCCGCCTTCGAACTCTGGCGGGCCGCGATCGAAGCGGGCGGGCCGGACAACATCACCCTGGCGCTGGTGCGGATCGGCGAGTGA